A stretch of the Capsicum annuum cultivar UCD-10X-F1 chromosome 10, UCD10Xv1.1, whole genome shotgun sequence genome encodes the following:
- the LOC107855235 gene encoding dirigent protein 17 — MDFSCKESDMEESLPPGVFEIPGEPAVVINGLPPVSSSADTFIPCPVVTSAESHKNAGFAQWLEGREVRKLFGGQYYYGKVTGFDEEVGWFRVKYEDGDIEDLEWHELEQILRPLDITIPLKTIATKIIKRKQRSIQKSGGRTRNKV; from the coding sequence ATGGATTTTTCGTGCAAAGAAAGTGACATGGAGGAGTCTTTACCACCTGGAGTTTTTGAGATACCTGGAGAGCCGGCTGTTGTTATTAACGGGTTGCCTCCCGTTTCTTCAAGTGCTGACACCTTTATCCCCTGCCCAGTAGTTACTAGTGCAGAATCACATAAGAATGCTGGTTTTGCTCAATGGCTTGAAGGAAGAGAAGTTCGCAAGTTGTTTGGGGGCCAGTATTACTATGGGAAAGTTACTGGATTTGATGAGGAAGTTGGTTGGTTCAGGGTGAAGTATGAAGATGGCGATATTGAAGATCTTGAGTGGCATGAGTTGGAACAAATTCTTCGGCCTTTGGACATTACTATTCCATTGAAAACAATAGCCACAAAGATCATTAAGAGAAAGCAGAGATCCATTCAGAAATCCGGGGGTAGAACTAGAAATAAGGTGTAA